Proteins encoded together in one Schumannella luteola window:
- a CDS encoding exonuclease SbcCD subunit D: protein MKLLHTSDWHIGRTFHGHSTLEALRAVLAEIPVIVGERGVDAVLVAGDVFDSAAPSADAFRLLSDAVRAIREAGATVIMTSGNHDSAARLGFQAEYAALGGVHILTDPATIAAPVTLSDEHGKLDVYGIPYLEPVLVRHGWGRPELRTQAQVLDVAMERVRAAIAERAAAAAAAGEGTAVRTVVLAHTFASGGAAEAEASDVEREIRVGGVDAVPLGAFDGVDYAALGHIHGRAQLAEHIRYSGAPLHYSFSEAAKVRGGWLVELDADGLAAVEWVDLPVPRALAVLRGTLEELLSSPSFADAEQRWVSAVLTDQARPSEAMRRLQSRFPWCAQLGHEPAGGTAADGAASYAERVQGRSDEELVAGFLAHVRNGVGASAAEEDLVRELVAEVRGEEAAA, encoded by the coding sequence ATGAAGCTGCTGCACACCTCCGACTGGCACATCGGGCGCACCTTCCACGGGCACTCGACGCTGGAGGCGCTGCGTGCGGTGCTCGCCGAGATCCCCGTGATCGTGGGCGAGCGGGGTGTGGATGCGGTGCTCGTCGCCGGCGACGTGTTCGACTCGGCGGCGCCCTCGGCCGACGCCTTCCGGCTGCTGTCGGATGCGGTGCGCGCGATCCGCGAAGCCGGCGCGACCGTGATCATGACGAGCGGCAACCACGACTCGGCGGCGCGGCTGGGTTTCCAGGCGGAGTACGCGGCGCTCGGCGGGGTGCACATCCTCACCGACCCGGCGACGATCGCGGCGCCGGTGACCCTGAGCGACGAGCACGGCAAGCTGGATGTCTACGGCATCCCCTATCTCGAGCCGGTGCTGGTGCGGCACGGCTGGGGCAGGCCCGAGCTGCGCACGCAGGCGCAGGTGCTGGATGTGGCGATGGAGCGGGTGCGAGCGGCGATCGCGGAGCGGGCTGCGGCGGCGGCAGCAGCAGGCGAGGGCACGGCGGTGCGCACGGTCGTGCTCGCGCACACCTTCGCCTCGGGCGGCGCGGCGGAGGCCGAGGCGAGTGACGTCGAGCGGGAGATCCGGGTCGGGGGCGTGGATGCGGTGCCGCTCGGTGCCTTCGACGGCGTCGACTACGCGGCTCTCGGGCACATCCACGGGCGGGCGCAGCTGGCCGAGCACATCCGCTACAGCGGGGCGCCGCTTCACTACTCCTTCTCGGAGGCGGCGAAGGTGCGCGGCGGCTGGCTCGTCGAACTGGATGCCGACGGGCTCGCCGCGGTCGAGTGGGTCGATCTGCCGGTGCCACGGGCGCTCGCCGTGCTGCGCGGCACGCTCGAGGAGCTGCTCTCGTCGCCGTCGTTCGCTGACGCCGAGCAGCGCTGGGTGAGCGCCGTGCTGACCGATCAGGCGCGACCGAGCGAGGCGATGCGCCGGCTGCAGAGCCGGTTCCCGTGGTGCGCGCAGCTCGGCCACGAGCCGGCGGGCGGCACCGCGGCCGACGGCGCCGCGAGCTACGCCGAGCGGGTGCAGGGGCGCAGTGACGAGGAGCTGGTGGCCGGCTTCCTCGCGCATGTGCGCAACGGCGTGGGCGCGAGCGCCGCCGAGGAGGACCTGGTGCGCGAGCTCGTAGCCGAGGTGCGCGGCGAGGAGGCGGCCGCGTGA
- a CDS encoding aspartate-semialdehyde dehydrogenase, with amino-acid sequence MSNPGIRIGVVGATGQVGAVVRRLLEERDFPISEIRFFASARSAGTTLPFKGEQITVEDASIADPTGLDVAIFSAGATMSKVQAPRFAAAGVTVVDNSSAWRIDPEVPLVVSEVNPHAIDQAVKGIIANPNCTTMAAMPVLKPLHEKAGLTRLIVSTYQAVSGAGLVGGEELLAEATAAVGQDAIELVHDGSAVDFPAAQAFPTTIAFNVIPHAGDFVTSDEVPVEFAETVEELKLRNESRKILEIDGLPVSGTCVRVPVFTGHSLSINAEFAEAISPAEARDLLKDAPGVQLVDVPTPLAAAGVDPSLVGRIRQDEGVEGGRGLALFISNDNLRKGAALNAVQIAELLAARLVAA; translated from the coding sequence ATGAGCAACCCCGGCATCCGCATCGGCGTCGTCGGCGCCACCGGCCAGGTCGGCGCCGTCGTGCGCCGCCTCCTCGAAGAGCGCGACTTCCCGATCTCCGAGATCCGCTTCTTCGCCTCGGCCCGCAGCGCGGGCACGACGCTCCCCTTCAAGGGCGAGCAGATCACGGTCGAGGATGCGTCGATCGCCGACCCGACCGGGCTCGACGTCGCGATCTTCTCGGCTGGCGCGACCATGTCGAAGGTGCAGGCCCCGCGCTTCGCCGCCGCCGGCGTCACCGTCGTCGACAACTCCTCCGCGTGGCGCATCGACCCCGAGGTTCCGCTGGTCGTCAGCGAGGTCAACCCGCACGCGATCGACCAGGCCGTCAAGGGCATCATCGCGAACCCGAACTGCACCACGATGGCCGCGATGCCGGTGCTCAAGCCGCTGCACGAGAAGGCCGGGCTGACCCGCCTCATCGTCAGCACCTACCAGGCCGTCTCCGGCGCCGGTCTGGTCGGCGGCGAGGAGCTGCTCGCCGAGGCGACCGCCGCGGTCGGTCAGGATGCGATCGAGCTCGTCCACGACGGATCGGCCGTCGACTTCCCGGCCGCCCAGGCCTTCCCGACCACGATCGCCTTCAACGTCATCCCGCACGCCGGCGACTTCGTCACCTCCGACGAGGTGCCCGTCGAGTTCGCCGAGACCGTCGAAGAGCTGAAGCTGCGCAACGAGTCGCGCAAGATCCTCGAGATCGACGGCCTGCCGGTCAGCGGCACCTGCGTGCGCGTGCCCGTCTTCACCGGCCACTCGCTCTCGATCAACGCCGAGTTCGCCGAGGCGATCAGCCCGGCCGAGGCCCGCGACCTGCTGAAGGACGCCCCGGGCGTGCAGCTCGTCGACGTGCCGACGCCGCTCGCCGCCGCCGGCGTCGACCCCAGCCTGGTGGGCCGCATCCGTCAGGACGAGGGCGTCGAGGGCGGCCGCGGCCTCGCGCTGTTCATCTCGAACGACAACCTGCGCAAGGGCGCCGCCCTCAACGCGGTGCAGATCGCCGAGCTGCTCGCCGCGCGCCTCGTCGCGGCCTGA
- a CDS encoding SGNH/GDSL hydrolase family protein, translating into MDALTARRPRRSAPPLLRRMLTGAVAFAAAIGLAGCIGAGPGSDTGGANGQNSQGGAVTSDPSTPIIDHGDPDGELVAFYGDSYTIGTALSDPEAERWPALISEERGWREFNPSLNGLGFVNQRGDRDLPGQIIAAKPDIVVVTMGLNDNFSYDGGADEIHAAIDRDLDRLHEKLPDARFIVVEPFWYQDERPDSLAQIIRWVHAAAERIGADWVSGASHWMDGAAKRGVLADDGLHPNAAGHADFARRMDAALTRLGLPATR; encoded by the coding sequence ATGGATGCGCTCACCGCACGTCGTCCGCGCCGGTCGGCTCCGCCTCTGCTGAGGCGGATGCTGACCGGCGCGGTCGCGTTCGCGGCGGCGATCGGGCTGGCCGGCTGCATCGGCGCCGGGCCCGGCTCGGACACGGGCGGCGCGAACGGCCAGAACAGCCAGGGAGGCGCCGTGACGAGCGACCCGAGCACCCCGATCATCGACCACGGGGACCCCGACGGCGAGCTCGTCGCCTTCTACGGCGACTCGTACACGATCGGCACGGCGCTCTCCGACCCGGAGGCCGAGCGCTGGCCGGCCCTCATCAGCGAGGAGCGCGGCTGGCGCGAGTTCAACCCGAGCCTCAACGGCCTCGGCTTCGTCAACCAGCGCGGCGATCGCGACCTGCCGGGCCAGATCATCGCCGCGAAGCCCGACATCGTCGTCGTCACCATGGGGCTCAACGACAACTTCAGCTACGACGGCGGCGCTGACGAGATCCACGCCGCGATCGACCGCGATCTCGACCGGCTGCACGAGAAGCTCCCCGACGCCCGCTTCATCGTCGTCGAGCCGTTCTGGTATCAGGACGAGCGCCCCGACTCGCTCGCGCAGATCATCCGCTGGGTGCACGCCGCCGCCGAACGCATCGGCGCCGACTGGGTGAGCGGGGCATCCCACTGGATGGACGGCGCGGCGAAGCGCGGCGTGCTCGCCGACGACGGCCTGCACCCGAACGCCGCCGGTCACGCCGACTTCGCGCGGCGGATGGATGCGGCGCTCACCCGGCTGGGTCTGCCCGCGACCCGCTGA
- a CDS encoding malate:quinone oxidoreductase, giving the protein MSKPIDVALIGGGIMSATLGTLLQRLEPGWSISIFESLGDIAQESSNPWNNAGTGHSALCELNYTPEKNGQIDVSKAIEVNEQFQVSRQFWSYLVDEGALPDPKAFINEVPHMSFVWGEKNVDYLRRRFDALKDHPLFAGMEYSEDAKVIRSWAPLLIPGRRKDQPIAATRIAAGTDVDFGALTRLLVGAMTDKGAKLKTDHRVIGLKRTKDGLWKIRIRHEIGGTVLEVTARFVFVGAGGGALNLLQKSGIPEIKGFGGFPISGEFLRTDDPEVVAQHAAKVYGKASVGAPPMSVPHLDTRVVNGQASLLFGPYAGFSTKYLKKGSLLDLFQALRPHNISTFLGAGLKNLDLVKYLVGEVFASRAKKIRALQEFAPNAKGSDWRLITAGQRVQVMKKDANGKAVIQFGTEVVSAADGSIAGLLGASPGASTAVPIMLTLAEKCFPDKIAEWTPKLTEMVPSYGATVGADEKVAAATLGRTAAALQIQP; this is encoded by the coding sequence GTGAGCAAGCCCATCGACGTCGCCCTGATCGGCGGCGGAATCATGAGTGCGACCCTCGGAACCCTGCTGCAGCGCCTCGAGCCCGGCTGGTCGATCTCGATCTTCGAGAGCCTCGGCGACATCGCGCAGGAGTCCTCCAACCCGTGGAACAACGCGGGCACCGGCCACTCGGCTCTCTGCGAGCTGAACTACACGCCCGAGAAGAACGGGCAGATCGACGTCAGCAAGGCGATCGAGGTGAACGAGCAGTTCCAGGTGTCGCGCCAGTTCTGGTCGTACCTGGTCGACGAGGGTGCGCTGCCCGACCCGAAGGCGTTCATCAACGAGGTTCCGCACATGAGCTTCGTGTGGGGCGAGAAGAACGTCGACTACCTGCGTCGCCGCTTCGACGCGCTCAAGGACCACCCGCTCTTCGCCGGTATGGAGTACAGCGAGGATGCGAAGGTCATCCGCTCGTGGGCCCCGCTGCTGATCCCGGGTCGCCGCAAGGACCAGCCGATCGCCGCGACCCGCATCGCCGCGGGAACCGACGTCGACTTCGGCGCCCTGACCCGTCTGCTGGTCGGCGCGATGACCGACAAGGGCGCGAAGCTGAAGACCGACCACCGGGTGATCGGCCTCAAGCGCACCAAGGACGGGCTGTGGAAGATCCGCATCCGTCACGAGATCGGCGGAACGGTGCTCGAGGTCACGGCGCGCTTCGTGTTCGTCGGTGCCGGAGGCGGCGCGCTCAACCTGCTGCAGAAGTCGGGCATCCCTGAGATCAAGGGCTTCGGCGGCTTCCCGATCAGCGGCGAGTTCCTGCGCACCGACGACCCCGAGGTCGTCGCCCAGCACGCGGCGAAGGTCTACGGCAAGGCGTCGGTCGGCGCTCCGCCGATGTCGGTTCCGCACCTCGACACCCGCGTCGTCAACGGCCAGGCGAGCCTGCTCTTCGGGCCCTACGCGGGCTTCTCGACGAAGTACCTCAAGAAGGGCTCGCTGCTGGATCTCTTCCAGGCACTGCGCCCGCACAACATCTCGACCTTCCTCGGCGCCGGGCTCAAGAACCTCGACCTGGTCAAATACCTCGTCGGCGAGGTCTTCGCCAGCCGCGCCAAGAAGATCCGTGCGCTGCAGGAGTTCGCGCCGAACGCGAAGGGCTCTGACTGGCGCCTCATCACGGCCGGCCAGCGCGTGCAGGTCATGAAGAAGGATGCGAACGGCAAGGCCGTCATCCAGTTCGGCACCGAGGTCGTCTCGGCCGCCGACGGCTCGATCGCCGGTCTGCTCGGCGCCTCGCCGGGCGCCTCGACGGCCGTGCCGATCATGCTGACGCTCGCCGAGAAGTGCTTCCCCGACAAGATCGCGGAGTGGACGCCGAAGCTCACCGAGATGGTGCCGAGCTACGGCGCCACCGTCGGCGCGGACGAGAAGGTCGCTGCGGCGACTCTCGGGCGCACCGCGGCGGCGCTGCAGATCCAGCCCTGA
- a CDS encoding LacI family DNA-binding transcriptional regulator: protein MARQAGVSVTTVSHALNDRGQVSAATREHVKRIAGELGYAPNRIASALRSQRSRLIGFVSDEIAATPFSGRVITGAQDAASELGLMLMVVDSARDDGLEERQIETLLAQQVDGVVYARMFHQLADVPATLGAHPTMLVDAVDRAGAQPSIVPDEVQIGRIATEHLIEAGHRQIAHLTLEQPGMARDGREAGFLATMRECGLTGPVIRVPGIGDAVAGRRAATELLRRHPQITAVLCFNDQMAMGVYQVAQAAGLRIPQQLSVVGVDDFWPISEGLDPVLTTVALPHYAMGRLAITRLEALITGQADAAPREARLACELVRRASVTAPPAP from the coding sequence GTGGCCCGGCAGGCTGGCGTCTCGGTCACGACCGTGTCGCACGCGCTCAACGACCGCGGCCAGGTCAGCGCCGCCACGCGCGAGCACGTCAAGCGCATCGCCGGCGAGCTCGGCTACGCCCCCAACCGCATCGCGAGCGCCCTGCGCAGTCAGCGTTCGCGGCTGATCGGCTTCGTCAGCGACGAGATCGCGGCGACCCCCTTCTCGGGCCGGGTGATCACGGGCGCGCAGGATGCGGCATCCGAGCTCGGGCTCATGCTCATGGTGGTCGACTCGGCGCGCGACGACGGGCTCGAGGAGCGCCAGATCGAGACCCTGCTCGCCCAGCAGGTCGACGGCGTCGTCTACGCGCGCATGTTCCACCAGCTGGCCGATGTGCCGGCGACGCTCGGCGCGCATCCGACGATGCTGGTGGATGCGGTCGACCGTGCCGGCGCGCAGCCGTCGATCGTGCCCGACGAGGTGCAGATCGGTCGCATCGCGACGGAGCACCTCATCGAGGCCGGGCACCGGCAGATCGCGCACCTCACCCTCGAGCAGCCGGGCATGGCCCGCGACGGCCGCGAGGCGGGGTTCCTGGCGACGATGCGCGAGTGCGGGCTCACCGGCCCGGTCATCCGCGTGCCCGGCATCGGCGACGCGGTCGCGGGGCGTCGCGCGGCGACCGAGCTGCTGCGTCGGCATCCGCAGATCACGGCCGTCCTGTGCTTCAACGACCAGATGGCGATGGGCGTCTACCAGGTCGCCCAGGCGGCCGGCTTGCGCATCCCACAGCAGCTCTCGGTCGTCGGCGTCGACGACTTCTGGCCGATCTCCGAAGGACTCGACCCGGTGCTGACCACGGTCGCGCTGCCGCACTACGCGATGGGGCGGCTCGCGATCACCCGGCTCGAGGCGCTCATCACCGGACAGGCGGATGCCGCTCCGCGCGAAGCGAGGCTCGCCTGCGAGCTGGTGCGGCGCGCGTCGGTGACGGCCCCTCCTGCCCCCTGA